The following are encoded together in the Deltaproteobacteria bacterium genome:
- a CDS encoding GNAT family N-acetyltransferase: METIKIKSLRVSKKFKRLFKRVTYTLIGRFKKKYEHRPVENLIEPVPKDVLIENIRKMTLIYSSPNGKTNIGVYMAQGYQIPDMMLEIGRLREKVFRTVNEGTGKACDIDEFDSFYHHIVAIEEDTKRVLGAYRVGLIDKIMNTIGIDGLYTHSLFKYEGLIHSHLMDSMEMGRSFVDEEAGRAALRALDSIWKGIGSFLAKNPHYRYLMGPVSISNSYSTNSKLLMIYFLNHNYKSELSSFVRARKPVKLKSSFDKDLKNTAESLKSFSELDEWVKKYDQMVIPSLLKSYAKFNTKYLSFNFDPDFNTIDGLIITDFLTSPKEEVIKHMGEESYMKYLNYYSGNYLH; the protein is encoded by the coding sequence ATGGAAACGATTAAAATTAAATCCCTAAGAGTTTCTAAAAAATTTAAGCGTCTTTTTAAGCGAGTTACTTATACTTTGATAGGACGATTTAAAAAAAAATATGAACATCGTCCAGTTGAAAATCTCATCGAACCTGTTCCCAAGGATGTCTTAATTGAAAATATAAGGAAGATGACGCTTATCTATTCTTCTCCTAATGGCAAAACAAATATTGGAGTCTACATGGCTCAAGGATATCAAATACCTGACATGATGCTAGAGATTGGTCGACTCAGAGAAAAGGTCTTTAGAACTGTCAACGAAGGCACCGGAAAAGCATGTGACATTGATGAATTTGATTCCTTCTATCATCATATCGTTGCGATTGAAGAAGACACCAAGAGAGTGCTGGGCGCCTACCGCGTTGGACTGATAGACAAAATTATGAATACCATTGGAATAGATGGATTATATACCCACTCCCTATTTAAATATGAAGGACTTATACATTCTCATTTAATGGATTCCATGGAAATGGGTCGCTCTTTTGTTGATGAAGAGGCTGGCCGTGCCGCTCTTAGAGCCTTGGACTCTATCTGGAAGGGTATTGGATCCTTTCTCGCTAAAAACCCACATTATCGCTATTTAATGGGCCCTGTGAGCATTTCAAATAGTTACTCTACTAACTCAAAATTACTCATGATTTATTTTCTAAATCATAACTATAAATCTGAATTAAGCTCCTTCGTCAGGGCCAGAAAGCCTGTAAAGCTAAAGTCTTCATTTGATAAGGACTTAAAAAATACGGCTGAAAGTTTAAAGAGTTTTTCGGAATTAGATGAGTGGGTAAAAAAATATGACCAAATGGTTATTCCTTCACTCTTAAAAAGCTATGCCAAATTCAACACCAAATACCTCAGCTTTAATTTCGATCCTGATTTCAACACTATTGACGGCCTTATTATAACTGATTTTCTGACTTCCCCCAAAGAGGAAGTGATCAAGCACATGGGGGAAGAGTCTTATATGAAATATCTAAACTATTACTCAGGAAACTATCTTCACTGA
- a CDS encoding ATP-dependent RNA helicase, translating into METLPIDSHLVPISELITQFQNIVIKASPGSGKTTRIPPYLNKFFKKIVVLEPRRIAAISASHRIAAEQEWVLGKKIGYHVRFDKKYDSQTEIIFLTEALLARKLLAEEDLNKIDLIILDEFHERNLWTDLCLGIIKEWQELGSPIKLMILSATLDTDKIKTYLPNCQIYQLELPKYPLETIYSKTPFKLAFDNLCVNKIIESVKTAVTKQSHQILVFLPGQGEINKIKNQLLIQAWAQDYHIEVLHGNLSLSEQSRIIENNSYEKNIILSTNIAESSITIQNLNTVIDSGLIKISDYDFKTSTQELNLRKISLASAEQRQGRAHRQGPGTVYKLWMPMDEKSMAEYSVPEILRSDLTLPLLFLSHLGVSSDHYFSQFSWFDFPSKEVLQNTTEELISKKLISSYKPTSLGLLLLNLNIEYHFGLILLFGNNFNILYEACVLVALLQEKDILPDSQKEMVDSVPDYFFSDLILRFEIFSRKPHLYKTIESVAKSLKQNFLYQLNSNMNLKNMKNIFDILDPGFKVTSVLEQIRFIIDYVFIENLQKRRKEGKNKDLSFLNTAVNKFGTESAIYETQFKSLFYSKNEYFLSLKNFKTPKGELVSSWVHFISYERIELLLKSQIQITESFDLNKETQKVFKTKNILFKNLILKSIEGLEVGLEDKGKVFQSVILKDFETFKQKIPSLNLFFRRLSFLMSIQKISATTSFNWHSIVADVCLGEQSLEDVINKDWFYFITNHLPMDLVEIYTIDAPLVWEDKICKKSFRINYENNEAQLESKLQHFFGIKIHPSIGRTKYNLKIILLGPNGRPIQITKDLIGFWKSSYPEIRKEMRGRYPRHAWPEDPTVEIN; encoded by the coding sequence ATGGAAACGCTTCCTATTGATAGCCACTTGGTTCCTATCAGTGAACTCATAACCCAGTTTCAAAACATAGTGATCAAAGCAAGTCCAGGTTCTGGAAAAACCACTCGCATTCCTCCTTACTTAAATAAGTTTTTTAAAAAAATCGTCGTTCTTGAACCACGTCGAATTGCTGCGATAAGCGCAAGCCACAGAATTGCCGCTGAACAAGAATGGGTATTGGGTAAAAAAATTGGTTACCACGTACGATTTGATAAAAAATATGACTCCCAAACTGAAATCATTTTTTTAACTGAAGCTTTACTCGCAAGAAAACTGCTCGCCGAAGAAGACTTAAATAAAATTGATTTGATTATTCTGGATGAGTTCCATGAGCGAAATCTTTGGACGGATCTGTGTTTAGGAATTATCAAAGAATGGCAGGAATTAGGCTCCCCTATCAAACTTATGATTTTATCAGCAACCTTAGATACCGATAAGATTAAAACTTATTTACCAAATTGCCAAATTTATCAACTTGAACTTCCGAAATACCCACTTGAAACAATCTATTCAAAAACACCGTTTAAACTGGCTTTCGATAACCTTTGCGTAAATAAGATTATCGAGTCGGTAAAAACAGCTGTCACAAAACAGAGTCATCAAATTTTAGTCTTTTTGCCGGGACAAGGTGAAATTAATAAAATCAAAAACCAACTCTTAATTCAAGCTTGGGCCCAAGATTATCATATTGAGGTCTTACATGGGAATCTCTCTTTATCTGAACAAAGTCGGATCATAGAAAATAATTCTTATGAAAAAAATATAATCCTCTCAACAAATATCGCAGAGTCCTCGATCACTATTCAGAACCTCAATACAGTCATTGATTCTGGATTAATTAAAATTTCAGATTATGACTTTAAGACGTCGACTCAAGAACTGAATTTAAGAAAAATATCATTGGCTTCAGCAGAACAGCGCCAAGGTAGAGCCCATCGTCAGGGACCGGGAACGGTTTATAAACTTTGGATGCCAATGGATGAAAAATCGATGGCAGAGTATTCCGTACCAGAAATTTTAAGATCTGATTTAACTTTGCCTCTTTTGTTTTTAAGCCATTTAGGAGTTAGTAGCGATCATTATTTCAGTCAGTTTTCCTGGTTTGATTTCCCTTCAAAAGAAGTTTTGCAAAATACAACAGAAGAGCTAATTTCCAAAAAATTAATCTCGAGTTATAAACCAACTTCATTGGGGCTTTTACTTTTAAATTTAAATATCGAATATCATTTTGGCCTCATCCTTTTATTTGGGAACAATTTTAATATTCTGTATGAAGCTTGTGTGTTAGTAGCGTTACTTCAAGAAAAAGATATTTTGCCTGACTCACAAAAAGAAATGGTTGATTCTGTTCCTGATTATTTTTTTTCAGATTTAATACTTAGGTTTGAAATATTTTCTCGAAAACCACATTTATATAAGACCATTGAATCTGTAGCCAAATCTCTAAAACAAAATTTTTTGTATCAATTAAATTCTAATATGAATCTAAAAAATATGAAAAATATTTTTGATATTTTGGATCCAGGATTTAAAGTCACCTCTGTTCTTGAACAGATAAGATTTATAATCGATTATGTGTTTATTGAAAATCTTCAGAAAAGAAGAAAAGAGGGCAAAAATAAAGATCTTTCCTTTTTGAATACTGCTGTAAATAAATTTGGAACCGAGAGTGCTATTTATGAAACTCAATTTAAATCTCTATTTTACTCCAAAAATGAATATTTTTTAAGTTTGAAAAACTTTAAAACGCCCAAAGGAGAATTAGTTTCTAGCTGGGTCCATTTTATATCCTATGAAAGAATAGAACTTCTATTAAAATCTCAGATTCAGATAACAGAATCTTTTGACTTAAATAAAGAAACACAGAAAGTTTTCAAAACTAAAAATATCCTTTTTAAAAATTTAATATTAAAATCAATCGAAGGCTTGGAGGTTGGACTTGAAGATAAAGGAAAGGTTTTCCAGTCCGTTATCCTCAAGGACTTTGAAACATTTAAACAAAAAATCCCTAGCCTCAATTTATTTTTTCGTCGCCTCAGTTTTTTAATGAGCATTCAAAAAATTTCAGCAACCACGAGTTTTAACTGGCACTCCATCGTTGCCGATGTTTGTCTTGGAGAACAAAGCTTAGAGGATGTCATCAATAAAGATTGGTTCTATTTCATCACAAATCATTTGCCTATGGATTTGGTTGAAATTTATACTATCGACGCTCCTTTGGTTTGGGAAGATAAAATTTGTAAAAAGAGTTTTCGTATTAATTATGAAAATAATGAGGCACAACTGGAAAGTAAGTTACAACATTTTTTTGGGATTAAAATTCATCCTTCTATTGGTCGAACCAAATATAACTTAAAAATTATTCTCCTTGGCCCCAATGGAAGACCCATACAAATTACCAAAGACCTCATTGGTTTTTGGAAATCATCCTACCCTGAAATTCGTAAAGAAATGCGCGGAAGATACCCTCGACACGCTTGGCCTGAGGACCCTACTGTGGAAATCAATTGA
- a CDS encoding methyltransferase yields the protein MLYLIATPIGDFNEISLKSLDILRKAEYIICESTKETSTLLKFHQITGKKYELLNEHSTPDDVKRLCELCSSHLVALVSDCGTPGFCDPGSDLVSLCRNKEIEIKNCLGPSSLMGLISLSGLRLTEFLFRGFLSQDTETRDSQWQDLVHDMNKNKRPIVVMDTPYRLHRTLSDLEKYFPQNIIILALNLATEEEMVFRGTPAQIKFNTLPKKAEFILLLTPTKH from the coding sequence ATGCTATATCTTATTGCCACCCCCATTGGGGACTTCAATGAAATCAGCTTAAAATCTTTAGATATACTTAGAAAAGCTGAATATATTATTTGCGAGTCGACGAAGGAAACCTCCACTTTATTGAAATTTCACCAAATTACAGGAAAAAAATATGAACTCCTGAATGAACACTCCACACCAGATGATGTGAAAAGGCTCTGCGAGTTGTGCTCATCTCATCTCGTTGCTTTAGTCTCAGACTGTGGTACACCAGGATTTTGTGATCCAGGAAGTGACTTGGTTTCTTTATGTCGAAATAAAGAAATTGAAATTAAAAATTGCTTAGGGCCTTCTAGTTTAATGGGCCTCATCAGTTTATCTGGTTTAAGATTAACTGAGTTTTTATTTCGCGGCTTTTTAAGTCAAGATACTGAAACCAGAGATTCTCAATGGCAAGATTTGGTTCATGACATGAATAAAAACAAAAGACCCATTGTGGTCATGGACACTCCTTATCGATTACATAGAACCTTGTCTGATTTGGAAAAATATTTTCCACAAAATATTATTATTCTCGCATTGAATCTAGCAACGGAAGAGGAAATGGTGTTCAGAGGAACACCGGCTCAAATTAAGTTTAATACTTTACCAAAAAAGGCTGAATTTATTTTACTTTTAACTCCAACAAAACATTAG
- a CDS encoding HAD family hydrolase — MTHNQNKILSPRQILLQIKNLSLNSPRKPLVVFDLDSTLFDVSPRMEKVLIEISQTPEFIRRFPEVNSYFRNIKTLRNDWGFIKVLQRAGVDHDHYELFDYVRSAWIDKFFSNEFVHYDVPYEGASFFVNQLYHLEIPIAYLTGRDVARMEKGSKEVLLKWDFPLNDDSATLILKPFKEMDDAQFKCDWFKTLDKDKFSKIYLFENEPVNINLIKKELPEIEIVFFESTHSGKEPPPSEVATIINYLLEEG; from the coding sequence ATGACGCACAATCAAAATAAAATACTTTCTCCAAGACAAATCCTACTTCAAATTAAAAATCTTTCCTTGAATAGTCCACGGAAGCCTCTGGTTGTATTTGATTTAGACTCGACCTTATTTGATGTCTCTCCTCGGATGGAAAAGGTATTAATTGAAATCTCTCAAACTCCTGAATTTATTAGGCGATTCCCTGAGGTTAACTCTTATTTCAGAAATATTAAAACTCTTCGAAATGACTGGGGCTTTATTAAAGTTCTTCAACGAGCTGGGGTCGATCATGACCACTATGAACTTTTTGATTATGTCAGATCTGCTTGGATTGATAAATTCTTTTCTAATGAATTCGTTCATTATGATGTTCCCTATGAGGGAGCCTCCTTTTTCGTCAACCAGCTTTATCATTTAGAAATACCCATTGCCTATTTAACAGGACGTGATGTGGCAAGAATGGAAAAAGGCTCCAAGGAGGTTCTGCTAAAATGGGATTTCCCTTTAAATGATGATTCTGCCACCTTGATTCTGAAGCCTTTCAAAGAAATGGACGATGCCCAGTTTAAATGTGATTGGTTTAAAACTTTAGATAAAGATAAATTTTCAAAAATTTACTTATTTGAGAATGAGCCCGTGAATATCAATTTAATTAAAAAAGAGCTTCCTGAAATTGAGATTGTCTTTTTTGAAAGCACCCATTCAGGAAAAGAGCCTCCTCCTTCTGAGGTAGCCACGATTATCAATTACTTATTAGAAGAAGGATAA
- a CDS encoding phosphate/phosphite/phosphonate ABC transporter substrate-binding protein yields the protein MKYISLGLMLFVLFSIGCTSQKAELGSSENPIKFYFTPSIDAKVLEANSKVFKKYLESQTPYKYEISVPQSYVAVVESFGTKKADIAALNSFGYLLAHEKYGAEARLVVLRHGSATYQSQFVVKKDSAIKKLEDLNGKVISFVDPSSTSGYLLPMKTLKDKKIVPKETIFSMKHDSVITKVYLGEVDAGATFYSPPSEGKMEDARRLVLTQYPDVESKVRILELSEPIPNDPIVFRKEMDEEMKKKITEVLLKFVATEEGKNAFKEMYGVTDLKVTTDKDYESVRNMLSSIGKSAQELLVK from the coding sequence ATGAAATATATTTCTTTAGGTTTGATGCTTTTTGTTTTATTCAGTATTGGTTGCACCAGTCAAAAAGCAGAGTTAGGGAGTAGTGAAAACCCAATTAAATTCTATTTTACACCTTCCATTGATGCCAAAGTTTTGGAAGCAAATTCTAAGGTATTCAAAAAATATTTAGAATCTCAGACTCCTTATAAATATGAAATTTCAGTTCCTCAATCTTATGTGGCGGTCGTAGAGTCTTTTGGAACTAAAAAGGCTGACATTGCTGCTCTAAATTCCTTTGGATATTTACTGGCCCACGAGAAATATGGAGCTGAAGCTAGGCTTGTCGTTCTTCGCCATGGATCAGCAACATATCAATCGCAGTTTGTGGTAAAAAAAGATAGTGCAATTAAAAAACTTGAAGACTTAAATGGGAAGGTGATTTCTTTTGTCGATCCTTCTTCAACCTCTGGTTATTTGTTACCCATGAAGACGCTTAAAGATAAGAAAATTGTTCCAAAGGAAACCATTTTTTCCATGAAACATGATTCGGTAATCACCAAGGTTTATCTAGGAGAAGTCGACGCCGGCGCTACTTTTTATTCTCCACCGAGTGAGGGAAAAATGGAAGACGCAAGGAGATTGGTGCTGACCCAATATCCAGATGTTGAATCTAAGGTGAGAATTTTGGAGCTATCTGAACCTATTCCCAATGACCCTATTGTCTTTCGCAAGGAAATGGATGAAGAGATGAAGAAAAAAATTACAGAGGTTTTATTAAAATTTGTTGCTACGGAAGAGGGAAAAAATGCTTTTAAGGAAATGTATGGAGTCACCGATTTAAAAGTGACCACGGACAAAGACTATGAATCGGTAAGAAATATGCTTTCATCCATTGGGAAGTCAGCCCAAGAGTTATTGGTAAAATAA
- the phnC gene encoding phosphonate ABC transporter ATP-binding protein, whose protein sequence is MADNILSIRALEKTYPNGVRALKGISFDVKKGEFLVVIGLSGSGKSTLLRCINRLHDPTSGEIIFKGSIDSHLHSEKDKPLDIAKAQGAEIKKIRTKIGMIFQHFNLIPRHSVMSNVLMGKLGQMSTWKSIFGLFSKEDREQALKYLNLVGIAEKAKIRADQLSGGQQQRVAIARALTQNPQLLLADEPVASLDPATCHVVMDYLKKVNQELGITIICNLHFLSLVRQYATRVIALKNGELVYEGSPSEIDEAWFEKIYGEGSKEVHIN, encoded by the coding sequence ATGGCAGATAATATTTTAAGTATAAGGGCTTTGGAAAAAACATACCCAAATGGAGTGCGCGCGCTAAAAGGAATTTCCTTTGATGTCAAAAAAGGCGAGTTTCTTGTGGTGATTGGACTTAGCGGTTCCGGGAAATCTACCTTACTTCGATGTATAAATAGACTTCATGATCCCACTTCTGGGGAAATTATATTTAAAGGAAGTATTGATAGTCACCTTCATAGTGAAAAAGATAAGCCTCTAGATATTGCAAAGGCACAGGGAGCTGAAATTAAAAAAATCAGAACTAAAATTGGAATGATATTTCAACATTTTAATTTAATTCCAAGGCATTCAGTGATGTCCAATGTACTCATGGGAAAATTAGGTCAAATGTCAACGTGGAAGTCAATTTTTGGTTTGTTTTCAAAAGAGGATAGGGAGCAGGCTTTAAAATATTTAAATCTTGTTGGTATTGCTGAAAAGGCCAAAATCAGAGCTGACCAACTTTCTGGTGGGCAACAACAGAGAGTGGCTATTGCCAGAGCGTTAACACAAAATCCTCAGTTGCTTTTGGCTGATGAGCCTGTGGCCTCACTCGACCCTGCTACTTGCCATGTCGTCATGGATTATTTAAAAAAAGTAAATCAAGAATTAGGGATCACCATTATTTGTAATCTCCATTTTTTAAGTTTGGTTCGTCAGTATGCCACTCGGGTGATTGCCCTGAAAAATGGAGAACTGGTTTATGAAGGAAGTCCCAGTGAAATCGACGAAGCCTGGTTTGAAAAAATTTATGGTGAGGGTTCCAAAGAAGTCCATATAAACTAA
- the phnE gene encoding phosphonate ABC transporter, permease protein PhnE, which yields MNSFSIRRSVFDGLTFGFLLCVVLIAMTKPTDEEWLNLSKNSLIVVGFFFVSIVISNFLNKKSIKTLGETLFEPAYKKVNSQEVPWYVSFSHWHLFILLFTLFAVGIKVTDFSVFKLLDIDGYKGVKRIFAELLNPNFQLLPHAVLRMFETFFMAFLATAFAIPIAFVLSFLAAKNIMRHPLAFLVYLFLRTMLNIIRSVEAFMWAIIFSVWVGIGAGAGMLALMIHSIASLAKQYSEIVETVSDGPIEGIQSTGASKLQTIWYAIVPQVVLPYISFTVYRWDINVRMATIVGFVGGGGIGKLLIAYQGQAMWREMGCIFFVIAIVVWLLDQGSSYIREALK from the coding sequence ATGAATTCATTTTCAATTAGAAGATCTGTATTTGACGGTTTAACTTTCGGTTTTTTACTCTGTGTGGTTTTGATTGCTATGACCAAGCCAACTGATGAAGAGTGGTTGAATTTATCAAAAAACTCGTTAATTGTTGTTGGTTTTTTCTTTGTTTCCATTGTTATTAGTAATTTTTTGAATAAAAAATCAATTAAGACATTGGGTGAAACGTTGTTTGAACCAGCCTATAAAAAAGTGAATTCTCAAGAAGTACCTTGGTATGTATCATTTTCTCATTGGCATCTATTTATCTTATTATTCACACTTTTTGCCGTGGGTATCAAAGTGACCGATTTTTCAGTATTTAAATTATTAGATATAGATGGTTATAAGGGCGTCAAAAGAATTTTTGCTGAGCTGTTAAATCCAAATTTTCAACTTTTACCCCATGCTGTTTTACGAATGTTTGAAACTTTCTTCATGGCTTTTCTTGCAACAGCCTTTGCGATACCCATAGCTTTTGTACTCAGTTTTTTAGCAGCAAAAAACATCATGAGGCATCCCCTTGCTTTTTTGGTTTATTTATTTCTAAGAACGATGCTAAATATTATTCGTTCCGTAGAGGCTTTCATGTGGGCTATTATTTTTTCAGTTTGGGTAGGCATTGGTGCGGGCGCTGGGATGCTAGCATTGATGATTCATTCGATTGCGTCCCTTGCTAAACAATACTCTGAAATCGTTGAGACGGTTTCAGATGGTCCCATTGAAGGTATTCAATCCACCGGAGCCTCCAAACTACAAACTATTTGGTATGCCATCGTTCCCCAGGTGGTCCTGCCCTACATTTCATTTACGGTCTATCGTTGGGATATCAATGTGCGCATGGCAACCATCGTAGGCTTCGTAGGCGGGGGCGGAATTGGTAAATTATTGATTGCTTATCAAGGACAAGCTATGTGGCGTGAAATGGGCTGTATCTTTTTTGTAATCGCTATTGTGGTCTGGTTATTAGATCAGGGTAGTAGTTATATCAGGGAAGCTCTAAAATAA
- a CDS encoding class I SAM-dependent methyltransferase → MNQFIPLLLLKEFFSSQKLVRIPEVMVMRSENQTNEFNQSGFEDSALKASYLFHAYWASRTINKSTKVLDLGVGPGNQLSYIALMNPNIQFFGVDLSENMLKLAQENFKKLNIKNVELICDDISTLKNLNSNEFDGVISSVALHHLNSFNDLENTFKSLKRVLTKEFSMYITDFLLFKNPESVDQLIALSKDQSPEFLLDYKNSLKAAFNKKDFLSIRNSLFPQVKVHLSFIAEFLIILKTASHPINKTAKMFIENELDQLGKESKKIYKDICYLFIPSGLF, encoded by the coding sequence ATGAATCAATTTATACCCTTATTATTATTAAAAGAATTTTTTTCATCACAAAAACTAGTTCGAATTCCTGAAGTGATGGTGATGAGGAGTGAAAATCAAACTAATGAATTTAATCAAAGCGGATTTGAGGATTCAGCACTTAAAGCTTCTTACTTATTTCATGCTTATTGGGCATCAAGAACTATAAATAAATCTACTAAAGTTTTAGATTTAGGAGTCGGGCCTGGAAACCAACTATCCTATATCGCGTTAATGAATCCAAACATTCAGTTTTTTGGGGTAGATTTATCTGAAAACATGCTAAAGCTCGCCCAGGAGAATTTCAAGAAACTGAATATAAAAAATGTTGAACTTATCTGTGATGATATTAGCACTTTAAAAAATTTAAATTCGAATGAGTTCGATGGTGTCATTAGTAGCGTCGCACTTCACCATTTAAATAGTTTTAACGATCTAGAAAATACTTTCAAAAGTTTAAAAAGGGTCCTTACAAAAGAATTTTCAATGTATATCACTGACTTCCTCTTATTTAAAAACCCAGAGAGTGTCGATCAACTGATAGCTCTCAGTAAAGATCAGTCACCTGAATTTCTCTTGGACTACAAAAATTCTTTAAAAGCCGCATTTAATAAAAAAGATTTTCTCAGCATTAGGAATTCACTTTTTCCTCAGGTTAAAGTCCATCTCTCTTTTATTGCTGAGTTTTTGATCATACTAAAAACTGCCTCTCATCCTATAAATAAAACAGCAAAAATGTTTATTGAAAATGAATTAGATCAACTCGGTAAAGAAAGTAAAAAAATATATAAAGATATCTGCTACTTGTTTATACCCTCTGGATTGTTTTAG
- a CDS encoding helix-turn-helix transcriptional regulator: MKNKNLHISTPSYQSEFVKIDSSLMLLRREHYYPLGYEAIDTYGDFSILAFADLKEKFLILKSYDSSIELSGPVVIFIPKYTLVHWKMLTNHLKWEAYITKKHDRIQSDQITLFENEVNKPKSLIDFFEIINYGKIKYQIPKNVINGPHKLANDIKDYLDENYSEKMDIKDISSRFNLTNSQVTKIFQKTFTLTPVEYRTKIRVFNSMFTLLTDVKDLSVIDIAFQTGFSDLSRFNKQFKKITQTTPSKFKFK; encoded by the coding sequence ATGAAAAATAAAAATTTGCATATTTCAACCCCTTCTTATCAGAGTGAATTCGTAAAAATTGATTCAAGTTTAATGTTACTAAGGCGAGAACATTATTACCCATTAGGCTATGAAGCTATTGATACCTACGGAGATTTCTCGATTCTTGCCTTTGCTGATCTGAAGGAAAAGTTTTTGATTTTAAAGAGTTATGATTCCTCCATAGAATTATCTGGACCTGTCGTCATTTTTATTCCTAAATATACGTTGGTTCATTGGAAAATGCTCACCAATCATTTAAAATGGGAAGCCTATATTACTAAAAAACATGATCGTATTCAATCTGATCAGATCACCCTTTTTGAAAACGAAGTTAATAAACCAAAGAGTCTTATTGATTTTTTTGAAATTATTAATTATGGGAAAATTAAATATCAAATTCCAAAAAATGTTATCAACGGCCCTCATAAGTTAGCTAATGATATTAAAGACTATCTAGATGAAAATTACTCAGAAAAGATGGATATAAAGGATATTTCCTCTCGGTTTAATTTAACGAATTCGCAAGTAACAAAGATTTTTCAAAAAACATTTACACTGACACCTGTTGAATACCGAACAAAAATTAGGGTCTTTAATTCGATGTTTACGTTATTAACGGATGTGAAAGATTTAAGTGTTATTGATATTGCTTTTCAAACTGGTTTTTCAGATCTAAGTCGATTTAACAAACAGTTTAAGAAAATTACCCAAACAACTCCGTCTAAGTTTAAATTTAAATAG